One part of the Thiothrix nivea DSM 5205 genome encodes these proteins:
- a CDS encoding HepT-like ribonuclease domain-containing protein yields the protein MSREWRFYLDDMIEFAELVLEYTEGYSQEQFEQDRRTYDATLRNMELIGEAATHIPDEIREQAPSIPWRQLIATRNRIIHAYLGLDNDILWSIVQTDIPQLLNDLRQLK from the coding sequence ATGTCCCGTGAATGGCGTTTTTACCTGGATGACATGATCGAGTTTGCCGAACTGGTGCTTGAATACACGGAAGGTTACTCCCAGGAGCAATTCGAGCAAGACCGGCGCACTTATGACGCAACCCTGCGGAATATGGAATTAATCGGTGAGGCAGCCACCCACATTCCCGATGAAATCCGCGAACAGGCTCCAAGCATTCCGTGGCGGCAGTTGATTGCTACCCGTAACCGTATTATTCACGCTTATCTTGGACTGGATAACGACATTTTGTGGAGCATCGTCCAGACGGACATCCCACAGTTACTTAACGACCTACGGCAGTTGAAATGA
- a CDS encoding nucleotidyltransferase family protein, translating into MKKQQALKLLTEQFSEVHKRFGVQRLALFGSTARDEAQADSDVDVLVEFEGKADSSRYFGLLFYLEDKLGCPLDLVTDKALRPELRPYVEKDAIYVP; encoded by the coding sequence ATGAAAAAACAGCAGGCATTAAAATTATTGACCGAACAGTTCTCAGAGGTTCATAAACGCTTCGGCGTCCAGCGGCTGGCATTGTTCGGCTCAACCGCCCGCGACGAGGCACAAGCGGATAGCGATGTGGATGTCCTCGTGGAGTTTGAAGGCAAAGCCGATTCCAGCCGTTATTTCGGTTTATTGTTTTATCTGGAAGACAAACTGGGTTGTCCGCTGGACTTGGTGACAGACAAGGCGTTGCGCCCTGAACTTCGCCCCTATGTGGAAAAGGATGCTATCTATGTCCCGTGA
- a CDS encoding restriction endonuclease subunit S, producing the protein MSKPEKKALVPALRFPEFQDAGGWEEKKLGEFLTESRVLGNKGDVAKKITVKLWGKGVYEKNEVIEGSINTQYYYRKAGQFIYSKLDFLNQAFGIIPNHLDGYESTVDLPCFDINGNLNPIFLLEYVKQKGFYEKQGEAADGSRKAKRIHADTFLLFPILIPIKKEQQKIADCLSSIDDLITAQTQKLAALKAHKKGLMQQLFPAEGETVPRLRFPEFRDGGEWDEVLFGSIIKINSGKGFKASEYSKNGIRLLQIENVGYGIVKWSDNAVYLPQNYTIKYSGLVLHEGDIVLALNRPVTNGELKIARLKKNDDPSLLYQRVGKLELLSDDINEDFAFHLCQIFVKDFVIKQSIGSDQPFISITTLYAQVITIPSSSLEQQKIADCLSTIDELITAQSQKIEALKSHKKGLMQQLFPAVDNHPTPSGHPSTGGELRQQHSPPVEGWTAKLDGVVSPTAEDS; encoded by the coding sequence ATGAGCAAACCAGAAAAAAAGGCATTAGTGCCAGCGTTGCGGTTTCCTGAGTTTCAGGATGCAGGGGGGTGGGAGGAAAAAAAATTAGGTGAATTTCTGACAGAAAGCCGCGTATTGGGTAACAAAGGTGATGTTGCGAAAAAAATCACTGTAAAACTATGGGGAAAAGGTGTTTATGAAAAAAATGAGGTAATCGAAGGTAGTATCAACACACAGTATTACTATAGAAAGGCTGGGCAGTTTATCTATAGCAAGCTTGATTTCCTCAATCAAGCTTTTGGCATTATTCCTAATCACTTAGATGGATATGAATCTACCGTAGACCTTCCATGTTTTGACATCAATGGAAATTTGAATCCTATTTTTTTACTCGAATATGTAAAGCAGAAAGGATTTTATGAAAAGCAGGGCGAAGCGGCAGACGGAAGCAGAAAAGCAAAACGAATCCATGCAGATACCTTTCTTTTATTTCCGATTCTTATTCCTATCAAGAAGGAACAACAAAAAATCGCCGATTGCCTTTCCTCCATCGACGATCTGATCACCGCCCAAACCCAAAAACTCGCCGCCCTCAAGGCGCATAAAAAAGGGCTGATGCAGCAACTCTTCCCCGCCGAAGGTGAGACTGTGCCGAGGTTGCGGTTTCCTGAGTTTCGGGATGGGGGGGAGTGGGATGAGGTATTATTCGGAAGTATTATAAAAATAAATTCAGGAAAGGGGTTTAAAGCATCTGAATATTCTAAAAATGGAATTCGCTTGCTCCAGATTGAAAATGTTGGCTATGGAATAGTGAAATGGAGTGATAATGCAGTTTATCTCCCACAGAATTACACGATTAAATATTCTGGATTGGTATTGCATGAAGGCGATATAGTACTAGCTTTAAATCGTCCAGTTACTAATGGCGAATTAAAAATTGCTCGATTAAAAAAGAATGATGATCCATCTTTGCTATATCAACGTGTTGGGAAGTTAGAACTGCTTTCTGATGATATAAATGAAGATTTTGCATTTCACTTGTGCCAAATATTTGTGAAGGACTTTGTAATTAAACAATCAATTGGCAGTGATCAACCATTTATTTCTATAACAACATTATATGCTCAGGTAATTACAATTCCATCTTCTTCTCTTGAGCAGCAAAAAATCGCCGATTGTCTTTCCACTATCGACGAGCTGATTACCGCACAAAGCCAGAAAATTGAGGCGCTCAAGAGTCACAAAAAAGGGCTGATGCAGCAGCTTTTCCCGGCGGTGGATAACCACCCCACCCCTTCGGGGCACCCCTCCACAGGAGGGGAATTAAGGCAGCAGCATTCCCCTCCTGTGGAGGGGTGGACAGCGAAGCTGGACGGGGTGGTTTCTCCCACAGCGGAGGACAGTTAA
- the fic gene encoding protein adenylyltransferase Fic: MTLENKLGITDQIELSKTEERISKQKAKQLFDSGDIHHIEVGTFQGLAQIHAYLFDDIYEFAGKVRTVNIAKGNFRFAPLMYLEPSLVHITQMPQDDFDAIIEKYVEMNVAHPFREGSGRATRIWLDLMLKHGVQQVIDWNAVDKADYLSAMERSVVKDVEIKVLLKAALTDKIDDRELFMKGIDVSYYYEGYSEFRTRDV, encoded by the coding sequence ATGACGCTAGAAAACAAACTGGGCATCACCGACCAGATTGAACTGAGCAAAACCGAGGAACGCATCAGCAAGCAAAAAGCCAAACAGCTTTTTGATAGCGGCGACATCCACCACATCGAGGTGGGGACGTTTCAAGGGCTTGCCCAGATTCACGCCTATCTGTTTGATGATATTTACGAATTTGCGGGAAAAGTCCGCACGGTGAATATTGCCAAGGGTAATTTTCGCTTTGCACCGCTGATGTATCTGGAGCCTTCGCTGGTGCATATTACGCAAATGCCGCAGGATGATTTTGACGCTATTATCGAGAAGTACGTTGAAATGAATGTGGCGCATCCGTTTCGGGAAGGGAGCGGGCGTGCTACGCGGATTTGGCTGGATTTGATGTTGAAGCACGGTGTCCAGCAGGTGATTGACTGGAATGCAGTGGATAAAGCGGATTATCTCTCGGCGATGGAGCGCAGCGTGGTGAAGGATGTGGAGATCAAGGTGCTGCTGAAAGCTGCCTTGACCGATAAAATCGACGACCGGGAACTGTTTATGAAAGGCATTGATGTCAGCTATTACTATGAAGGGTATAGCGAGTTCAGGACGCGGGATGTGTAG